From one Myxococcales bacterium genomic stretch:
- a CDS encoding YciI family protein, translated as MKVMVLVKATKDSEAGVMPEEGLLREMGNFNEELVKAGVILAGEGLHPSSKGKRVRFVGAQKTFIDGPFAETKELVAGFWIWQIKSMEEALEWARRMPNPHPGTDGVEVEIRPVFSPEDFGEAFTPELREREERLRAQLKKGG; from the coding sequence ATGAAGGTCATGGTTCTGGTGAAGGCGACGAAGGACTCGGAAGCGGGGGTCATGCCCGAAGAAGGGCTCCTTCGCGAGATGGGCAACTTCAACGAGGAGCTGGTCAAGGCCGGCGTCATCCTCGCCGGCGAAGGGCTCCACCCGAGCTCCAAGGGAAAGCGCGTTCGCTTCGTCGGCGCTCAGAAGACCTTCATCGACGGCCCCTTCGCCGAGACCAAAGAGCTCGTCGCGGGCTTCTGGATCTGGCAGATCAAGTCGATGGAGGAGGCCCTCGAGTGGGCGCGGCGCATGCCCAACCCGCACCCCGGCACCGACGGCGTCGAGGTGGAGATCCGGCCGGTCTTCTCCCCGGAAGACTTCGGTGAGGCGTTCACGCCAGAGCTCCGCGAGCGCGAAGAGCGGCTGCGCGCGCAACTTAAAAAGGGCGGCTGA
- a CDS encoding helix-turn-helix domain-containing protein, whose protein sequence is MVRTVAPAEASTLLAAGNLTVVDVREPSEWATGHVPGARLVTLGALQANFASAGLAGPVLFVCAKGGRSMTAAELALASGLVDVMSLDGGTAAWVAEGLPVERPGVVSAPPPSTDALPVSQRFGVDPELDAIVGPNVRELRTQRGLTLDVLAGLSGVGRQTLGQIELGRTVPSLATLWKIAKAFDVPFSVLLARPQTAATRILRAKNAKRLVSADGRFSSRTLFPADEKGKVEFYELWLAGHGREDADAHTPGTRENIVVTSGRLVMEVGKERFELGKGDAIVFAADVSHAYVNPASEECFMNLVMTYAG, encoded by the coding sequence ATGGTCCGAACCGTAGCTCCCGCTGAAGCGTCGACGCTCCTCGCAGCCGGCAACCTTACCGTCGTCGACGTTCGCGAACCTTCCGAGTGGGCCACGGGGCACGTGCCGGGTGCGCGGCTCGTGACGCTCGGCGCTCTTCAGGCGAACTTCGCGTCCGCAGGCCTCGCCGGCCCCGTGCTCTTTGTCTGCGCGAAGGGCGGCCGGAGCATGACGGCCGCGGAGCTGGCGTTGGCAAGCGGTCTTGTCGACGTCATGAGCCTCGACGGTGGTACCGCCGCGTGGGTCGCTGAAGGGTTGCCGGTCGAGCGCCCCGGCGTTGTTTCGGCGCCGCCGCCCTCGACCGACGCGCTCCCGGTGTCGCAACGCTTCGGCGTCGACCCCGAGCTCGACGCCATCGTGGGCCCCAACGTGCGCGAGCTGCGAACGCAGCGCGGTCTTACGCTCGACGTGCTCGCGGGCCTGAGCGGCGTCGGTCGCCAGACGTTGGGCCAGATCGAGCTCGGCCGCACGGTGCCGAGCCTCGCCACGCTCTGGAAGATCGCGAAGGCCTTCGACGTGCCGTTCTCGGTCCTCTTGGCGCGCCCTCAGACGGCGGCCACGCGCATTCTTCGAGCGAAGAACGCGAAGCGCCTCGTGAGCGCCGACGGTCGCTTCTCGTCGCGCACGCTGTTTCCCGCGGACGAAAAAGGCAAGGTCGAGTTTTACGAGCTCTGGCTCGCGGGGCACGGTCGCGAAGACGCCGACGCGCACACGCCGGGCACGCGCGAGAACATCGTCGTCACGTCGGGCCGCCTCGTTATGGAGGTGGGCAAGGAGCGCTTCGAGCTCGGCAAGGGCGACGCCATCGTCTTCGCCGCCGATGTCTCGCACGCGTACGTGAACCCCGCCAGCGAGGAGTGCTTCATGAATCTCGTGATGACCTACGCCGGCTGA
- a CDS encoding helix-turn-helix transcriptional regulator — MVAKLERHAQQLSALGHPVRLKILRFVVQSGQPGVAAGDIQAHVDLPASTLSHHLKRLVDAELFQTRSEGTFLFYSARYDALRGLTDYLWEDCCKRGGKSCC; from the coding sequence GTGGTCGCCAAGCTCGAACGGCACGCCCAGCAGCTCAGCGCGCTCGGGCACCCGGTTCGCCTCAAGATCCTCCGCTTCGTCGTGCAGTCGGGGCAACCGGGCGTCGCCGCGGGCGACATCCAGGCCCACGTCGACTTGCCCGCGTCGACCTTGAGTCACCACCTGAAGCGGCTCGTAGACGCCGAACTCTTCCAGACGCGCAGCGAGGGGACGTTCCTCTTCTACTCGGCTCGTTACGACGCGCTGCGCGGGCTTACCGACTACCTCTGGGAAGATTGCTGCAAACGCGGCGGCAAGAGCTGCTGCTGA
- a CDS encoding SMI1/KNR4 family protein has product MGSVAEAFAEYRRFYVERYVPKMIEDDPEEGMADFVEQAWDEPFQKLKKLSKADVKALTKKLGPLPEPYVELLTELGVGPLLCSYEDEPIPFHVLKPTQIAKAKKDALSWLSAADAKLALAQGIDPAKLLPFMTDDGRGYYFMLTRRTPDDDAVVIFDHAYETGHPFRKPKPFVTFVARWIAQAKKGGTLNPYDGI; this is encoded by the coding sequence ATGGGTAGCGTCGCAGAGGCCTTCGCTGAGTACCGTCGCTTCTATGTCGAGCGGTATGTCCCCAAGATGATCGAGGACGATCCGGAAGAGGGCATGGCCGACTTCGTCGAACAGGCCTGGGACGAGCCGTTCCAAAAGCTCAAGAAGCTCTCGAAGGCCGACGTGAAGGCGCTGACCAAGAAGCTGGGGCCGCTGCCGGAGCCGTACGTCGAGCTCCTGACGGAGCTCGGTGTAGGTCCCCTCCTGTGCTCGTACGAAGACGAGCCCATCCCGTTTCATGTGCTGAAGCCGACGCAGATCGCCAAGGCCAAGAAGGACGCGCTCAGCTGGCTCTCGGCCGCCGACGCGAAGCTCGCCCTGGCGCAGGGGATCGACCCGGCGAAGCTGTTGCCCTTCATGACCGACGACGGCCGGGGCTACTACTTCATGCTGACGCGCCGAACCCCGGACGATGACGCCGTCGTGATCTTTGATCACGCCTATGAGACGGGGCATCCGTTTCGGAAGCCCAAACCGTTCGTGACCTTCGTCGCGCGATGGATCGCGCAGGCGAAGAAGGGCGGAACGCTCAACCCCTACGACGGCATCTGA
- a CDS encoding Zn-dependent oligopeptidase has product MRTHLRQSSVFSLTVLAAALLSACGGTEPPIEAPRPVLATAPAAPSSPRPVASTAKAIAPAPLDVDPTAAEMTREGMAHACDASLKRAELIWEGVRLLAKEPAPLTWENTMSALDAVHLSIRNAADFAELMSVTHPDKGVVAAAKDCGPKVERLLTSIRLDDATATVVKRFAAQPMPVKAPIPSSWPRYVERMVKELKRNGADLDAPGKARLRQLNEELSLAMQEFQGNIAGATLSIEAEPKSLDGLPESYVAKHPKGANGKVRLTTDYPDFFPFMQFAKDRAAALELYTKFDNRAADKNVAVLDKILRLRREKAKLLGYATWADFVLEMRMAKTPATVATFLDDLKKHLAPIVKTEMAELEAAHVKLGGKKGESIPPSDRLYLEEVVRKAKYGVDAKEVSEYFEVERVRQGLLDITGQLFGIKYREVPAKAWHADVRTYEVLDGDKTIGRFSMDLHPREGKYKHAAVFSIRDTRKMDDGSRLMPIAAIVCNFPKTSGETPGLMTHQEVSTFFHEFGHVLHHLLSTAELSSFAGTNVSRDFVEAPSQMLEEWTWSKPVLDRFAKHWKTGKPMPAGLFDKMTKGRAFGRAITTQRQLFLASLDQAYHATSEPAGDTTATVKDVWSKTMPFRYVEGTHFQATFGHLMEYDAGYYGYQWALAIARDLYSRFEKEGLMTPATALDYRAKVLAPGSSDDEGKLVEAFLGRPFSRDPYKRFLALGARK; this is encoded by the coding sequence ATGCGAACGCACCTCCGCCAATCCTCAGTCTTCTCCCTCACAGTCCTCGCGGCCGCGCTCTTGTCGGCCTGCGGCGGCACGGAGCCGCCCATCGAGGCGCCGCGTCCCGTTCTTGCCACAGCCCCCGCGGCACCGTCCTCGCCGCGGCCCGTCGCCTCGACCGCGAAGGCCATCGCCCCCGCTCCCCTCGACGTCGACCCGACCGCCGCGGAGATGACGCGCGAGGGCATGGCTCACGCGTGCGATGCGAGCCTGAAGCGCGCCGAGCTGATCTGGGAGGGTGTTCGGCTCTTGGCGAAGGAGCCGGCGCCGCTCACGTGGGAAAACACCATGAGCGCCCTCGATGCCGTGCACCTCTCGATTCGAAACGCCGCCGACTTCGCTGAGCTCATGTCCGTGACGCACCCCGACAAGGGCGTCGTCGCGGCGGCCAAAGACTGCGGCCCGAAGGTGGAGCGGTTGCTCACGTCGATCCGTTTGGACGACGCTACCGCAACCGTCGTGAAGCGCTTTGCGGCGCAGCCCATGCCTGTCAAGGCACCCATCCCGAGCTCCTGGCCTCGCTACGTAGAGCGCATGGTGAAGGAGCTGAAGCGCAACGGCGCCGACCTCGATGCGCCGGGCAAGGCGCGCTTGCGGCAGCTCAACGAAGAGCTCAGCCTCGCGATGCAAGAGTTCCAAGGGAACATCGCTGGCGCGACGCTCTCCATCGAGGCTGAGCCGAAGAGCCTCGACGGCCTTCCGGAGTCCTACGTCGCGAAACATCCCAAGGGTGCGAACGGCAAAGTCCGGCTCACGACCGACTACCCGGACTTCTTTCCGTTCATGCAGTTCGCAAAGGATCGCGCCGCGGCGCTCGAGCTCTACACGAAGTTCGACAACCGAGCCGCCGACAAGAACGTGGCGGTCCTCGACAAGATCCTGCGGCTCCGTCGCGAGAAGGCCAAGCTCCTGGGCTACGCGACGTGGGCCGACTTCGTGCTCGAGATGCGCATGGCGAAGACCCCGGCGACGGTCGCGACCTTCTTGGACGACTTGAAGAAGCACCTCGCGCCCATCGTGAAGACCGAGATGGCCGAGCTCGAGGCGGCGCACGTGAAGCTCGGCGGCAAGAAGGGCGAGAGCATTCCGCCGTCGGACCGCCTCTACCTCGAAGAGGTCGTGCGCAAGGCCAAGTATGGCGTCGACGCGAAAGAGGTGAGCGAATACTTCGAGGTCGAACGCGTGCGCCAAGGGCTCCTGGACATCACCGGGCAGCTCTTCGGCATCAAGTACCGTGAGGTCCCTGCCAAGGCTTGGCATGCCGACGTCAGGACCTACGAGGTGCTCGACGGCGACAAGACCATCGGCCGCTTCTCAATGGATCTTCACCCGCGCGAAGGCAAATACAAGCACGCCGCGGTCTTCTCCATCCGAGACACGCGCAAGATGGACGACGGCTCACGCCTCATGCCCATCGCCGCCATCGTGTGCAATTTCCCCAAGACCAGCGGCGAGACGCCGGGGCTGATGACGCACCAGGAGGTCTCGACCTTCTTCCACGAGTTCGGCCACGTCTTGCACCACCTCCTGTCGACGGCGGAGCTGTCGAGCTTCGCCGGGACCAACGTGTCGCGCGATTTCGTCGAGGCGCCGTCGCAGATGCTCGAAGAGTGGACGTGGTCGAAGCCGGTCTTGGACCGCTTCGCGAAACACTGGAAGACCGGCAAACCGATGCCCGCCGGGCTCTTCGACAAGATGACCAAGGGCCGCGCCTTCGGTCGTGCCATCACGACGCAGCGGCAGCTGTTCTTGGCGTCGCTCGATCAGGCCTACCACGCCACGAGCGAGCCCGCCGGCGACACGACGGCCACGGTCAAGGATGTGTGGTCGAAGACGATGCCGTTCCGTTACGTCGAGGGAACGCACTTCCAGGCCACCTTCGGCCACCTGATGGAATACGACGCCGGCTACTACGGGTACCAGTGGGCCCTCGCCATCGCGCGTGATCTCTACTCGCGTTTCGAAAAGGAGGGCCTCATGACGCCCGCCACGGCGCTCGACTACCGGGCCAAGGTGCTCGCGCCGGGCTCGTCGGACGACGAGGGCAAGCTCGTCGAGGCCTTCCTCGGGCGGCCCTTCAGCCGCGATCCGTACAAGCGCTTCCTGGCGCTCGGCGCCCGCAAGTGA
- a CDS encoding DJ-1/PfpI family protein — protein sequence MAKVVFPLPDRDFDVTEVAVPWKLLTEAGHEIVFATERAGTKPACDPLLLSGVIFGQLGAAPEPKAFYAELSLSPAFSATRAFADLTVAEFDAVVLAGGHAPGMRPYLENDALFAFVRAFSGSGKVLGAICHGVLVAARAGALAGKKTTCLPKYMERSAYFLTAWKLGRYYRTYPAYVEDEVKAALSRPEDFVRGPRTLTSRGTRNDARAAFVVEDGAYVSARWPGDAYLFAQKIAARLV from the coding sequence GTGGCCAAGGTCGTCTTTCCGCTCCCCGATCGCGACTTCGACGTCACCGAAGTCGCGGTGCCGTGGAAGCTCCTCACGGAAGCGGGCCACGAGATCGTCTTCGCCACCGAACGCGCTGGCACCAAGCCGGCTTGCGATCCGCTTCTCTTGTCGGGCGTGATTTTCGGTCAGCTCGGCGCCGCGCCGGAGCCGAAGGCCTTCTACGCGGAGCTCTCTCTGTCGCCCGCGTTCTCGGCGACGCGGGCCTTCGCCGATCTGACGGTCGCGGAGTTCGACGCCGTGGTCCTTGCCGGCGGCCACGCGCCAGGGATGCGTCCATACCTCGAGAACGACGCGCTCTTCGCGTTCGTTCGCGCCTTCAGCGGAAGTGGCAAGGTGTTGGGCGCCATCTGCCACGGCGTCCTCGTGGCCGCGCGCGCCGGCGCGCTCGCGGGCAAGAAGACCACGTGCCTGCCGAAGTACATGGAGCGCTCCGCGTATTTTCTGACGGCATGGAAGCTCGGTCGCTACTACCGCACGTATCCGGCCTACGTTGAAGACGAGGTGAAGGCCGCGCTCTCGCGCCCCGAGGACTTCGTCCGGGGGCCAAGGACGCTCACGTCTCGCGGTACGCGCAACGACGCGCGCGCTGCCTTCGTTGTGGAAGACGGCGCGTACGTCTCGGCGCGTTGGCCCGGGGATGCGTACCTGTTTGCCCAGAAGATCGCCGCGCGGCTGGTGTAA
- a CDS encoding methyltransferase domain-containing protein, which yields MAHESMLRNLAAQAQIIWPQEAPLFARYGLREGARIADIGCGSGEITVRLAEAYESATLVGVDILEAPLEHARRRAAGFGARIEFLQGDAFHLPFGDGEFDLVVCRHVTQAVPAPASVLAELKRVAKPGGWLHVLSEDYRMLHFPHGEGDGARDPDRLWTDGVAALARATHTDERVGRITWALLRALGLTDLRVDYAIVDTLRVPRATFAAVITAWRDGYAKAIAEHSRLSLDELRALFDCAIAAIHDESQYAVWHVPIISGQKA from the coding sequence ATGGCGCACGAATCGATGTTGCGGAACCTGGCTGCCCAGGCGCAGATTATCTGGCCGCAAGAAGCGCCGCTCTTCGCCCGCTACGGCTTGCGCGAGGGCGCTCGCATTGCCGACATTGGCTGCGGCAGCGGCGAGATCACGGTGCGGCTGGCGGAAGCCTACGAGAGCGCAACGCTGGTTGGCGTCGACATCCTCGAGGCCCCGCTCGAACACGCGCGCCGACGCGCCGCCGGCTTCGGCGCGCGCATCGAGTTCCTTCAAGGGGACGCGTTCCACTTGCCCTTCGGTGACGGCGAGTTCGATCTCGTGGTGTGCCGGCACGTGACGCAAGCGGTGCCGGCGCCGGCGAGCGTCCTCGCCGAGCTGAAGCGCGTCGCGAAGCCAGGCGGCTGGCTCCACGTCCTCAGCGAGGACTACCGCATGCTCCACTTTCCGCACGGCGAGGGCGACGGCGCCCGTGATCCGGACCGTCTCTGGACCGACGGCGTGGCGGCGCTAGCGCGCGCGACTCACACCGACGAACGTGTGGGCCGCATCACCTGGGCACTGCTCCGCGCGCTCGGGCTAACCGATCTCCGCGTCGACTACGCAATCGTCGACACGCTCCGAGTGCCGCGGGCCACCTTCGCGGCGGTCATCACGGCTTGGCGCGACGGCTACGCAAAAGCCATCGCGGAGCACAGTCGCCTCTCGCTGGACGAGCTTCGCGCGCTCTTCGATTGCGCCATCGCGGCGATCCACGACGAGAGCCAATACGCGGTGTGGCACGTCCCTATCATCAGCGGTCAGAAGGCCTGA
- a CDS encoding response regulator, producing MVRDLVTPVAPPSLDADRAVAAWQAILEAVPEAIAVVSRAGVILELKPTADVPVGDEAHTGIGKSVHDVPGVPAERIMTLLERAFETRQTLPMEYEVTVNGMVRSRAAALRAINDEEAVWVARDVTAERDASRRMAFADRMASLGTLAAGVAHELNNPLAYVMANLEFIERELLTTNAVSTEVASALAESLDGLERMGAIVSSLREFSHPHDDATAIVNVADVVAGAVKLASLRLDGRAALDVELPSEPLEVRGVEARLSQVFVNLLLNAIAALDPAKSATNVLRVRAAAADHGVVVEVCDNGCGVPAAIRSRVFDPFFTTKPLGEATGLGLSIAQQIVRGAGGEIELESEEGRGATFRVVLPAAPPWPSIVSSIPSSGRDVARILVVDDDPAVRSGLTRLLARWDITAVASARAAILALESDVFDLVLCDVLMPRVSGVAFYLDVAARWPGREATVVLMTGAPLTDVARLELGTRAPIVLSKPFDAATVSECLSLVRRACA from the coding sequence ATGGTTCGCGATCTCGTCACACCGGTGGCGCCTCCTTCACTCGATGCCGACCGCGCCGTCGCCGCGTGGCAAGCGATCCTTGAGGCGGTGCCCGAAGCCATCGCCGTGGTTTCACGCGCCGGCGTGATCCTCGAGCTCAAGCCGACCGCCGACGTCCCCGTGGGGGACGAGGCGCACACGGGCATCGGCAAGAGCGTTCACGATGTTCCAGGTGTGCCGGCGGAGCGCATCATGACGCTCCTGGAGCGGGCCTTCGAGACGCGCCAAACGCTGCCGATGGAATACGAGGTCACGGTCAACGGCATGGTGCGCTCGCGGGCGGCCGCGCTTCGCGCCATCAACGACGAAGAGGCCGTTTGGGTCGCGCGCGACGTGACCGCGGAGCGCGACGCCTCGCGCAGGATGGCCTTCGCGGATCGTATGGCGTCGCTCGGAACGCTCGCGGCCGGCGTCGCGCACGAGCTCAACAACCCCCTCGCTTACGTCATGGCGAACCTCGAATTCATCGAGCGCGAGCTCCTGACAACGAACGCCGTCTCCACCGAGGTCGCGTCGGCGCTCGCCGAGTCGCTCGATGGCCTCGAGCGCATGGGCGCCATCGTGTCTAGCTTGCGCGAGTTCTCTCATCCGCACGACGACGCGACGGCGATCGTGAACGTCGCGGACGTGGTGGCCGGTGCTGTGAAGCTCGCCTCGCTTCGGCTCGACGGCCGCGCCGCGCTCGATGTCGAGCTCCCGAGCGAACCGCTCGAGGTGCGCGGCGTCGAGGCCCGTCTGTCGCAGGTCTTCGTGAACCTCCTCTTGAACGCGATCGCCGCGCTCGACCCGGCGAAGAGCGCGACCAACGTCCTTCGCGTCCGCGCCGCGGCGGCCGATCACGGCGTCGTCGTCGAAGTCTGCGACAACGGCTGCGGCGTTCCCGCGGCGATTCGCTCTCGGGTCTTCGATCCCTTCTTCACCACCAAGCCTCTCGGTGAGGCGACGGGCCTCGGTCTCTCCATCGCTCAGCAGATCGTTCGCGGCGCTGGCGGTGAGATCGAGCTCGAGAGCGAAGAAGGCCGAGGCGCCACGTTTCGCGTCGTGTTGCCGGCCGCGCCGCCGTGGCCGTCGATTGTGTCATCGATTCCTTCGTCGGGGCGTGACGTGGCGCGGATCCTGGTCGTCGACGACGATCCAGCGGTTCGCTCCGGCCTCACGCGGCTCTTGGCGCGCTGGGACATCACCGCCGTGGCCAGCGCTCGCGCAGCCATCCTCGCGCTCGAGAGCGACGTCTTCGACCTCGTCCTTTGCGACGTCCTCATGCCCCGCGTCTCGGGCGTCGCGTTCTACCTGGACGTGGCCGCGCGCTGGCCTGGCCGCGAAGCGACCGTGGTCCTTATGACGGGCGCTCCGCTCACCGACGTGGCTCGCCTCGAGCTCGGGACGCGCGCGCCCATCGTGCTCTCCAAACCCTTCGACGCCGCAACCGTCTCCGAGTGTCTCTCGCTCGTTCGACGCGCCTGCGCGTGA
- a CDS encoding DUF3109 family protein has product MTVKLPVVAEPEPPEESIGVLTRHHLGHVGGLKVGRSLLDARIAASCDSNKCTSQCCGTGVWADRAEKERILAHVAEIIATMDPDQPTDPARWFDDGELHDDDFPSKVAIGTQTIDRGCVFLNQKGRCVLQKANLEGRVPVLKPFFCTAFPITIDKGMLQLDVDNVEGTRECCQPAAEGTKSVLEAFAYEVEFTLGKDGAEELRALLEHARE; this is encoded by the coding sequence ATGACCGTCAAGTTGCCCGTTGTCGCTGAGCCCGAGCCTCCCGAAGAATCCATCGGCGTCTTGACGCGCCATCACCTTGGTCATGTCGGAGGGCTCAAGGTCGGGCGGTCCCTCTTGGACGCGCGCATCGCCGCCTCGTGTGACTCGAACAAGTGCACCTCGCAGTGCTGCGGCACGGGAGTGTGGGCCGATCGCGCCGAAAAGGAGCGGATCCTGGCGCACGTGGCCGAGATCATCGCCACCATGGATCCCGACCAACCGACCGACCCCGCGCGCTGGTTCGACGACGGCGAGCTTCATGACGACGACTTTCCCTCCAAGGTCGCCATCGGCACTCAGACGATCGACCGCGGCTGCGTCTTTCTGAACCAAAAGGGGCGCTGCGTCCTTCAGAAGGCCAACCTCGAGGGCCGCGTCCCCGTCCTCAAGCCCTTCTTCTGCACCGCGTTCCCGATCACCATCGACAAGGGCATGCTCCAGCTCGATGTCGACAACGTGGAAGGTACACGGGAGTGTTGCCAGCCCGCGGCCGAAGGAACGAAGAGCGTGCTCGAGGCCTTCGCCTACGAGGTCGAGTTTACGCTCGGCAAGGACGGCGCCGAGGAGCTGCGCGCGCTCCTTGAACACGCGCGCGAGTGA
- a CDS encoding VOC family protein, translating to MTILKPHVSLNVSNIDASVRFYEAVFGVKATKRRPGYAKFDLLEPSLNLTMQEAERTGVNASHFGVQVATSEDVAAAWARFKSAGLKTVTEDNAECCYALQDKVWVEDPDGNAWEVFVVKGEADVMLKHSEANAGCCVPKVTSSTDNAPDRGTKAPVGCCGG from the coding sequence ATGACGATTCTCAAACCCCACGTCTCGCTCAACGTCTCCAACATCGACGCGTCGGTTCGGTTCTACGAGGCTGTGTTCGGCGTCAAAGCCACCAAGCGCCGCCCCGGCTACGCGAAGTTCGACCTCCTCGAGCCTTCGCTGAACCTGACGATGCAGGAAGCCGAACGCACGGGCGTGAACGCGAGCCACTTCGGCGTTCAAGTCGCGACCAGCGAAGACGTGGCCGCCGCGTGGGCTCGCTTCAAGTCAGCGGGACTTAAGACCGTCACCGAGGACAACGCCGAGTGCTGCTACGCACTCCAAGACAAGGTTTGGGTTGAAGATCCCGATGGCAACGCATGGGAGGTCTTCGTCGTGAAGGGCGAGGCCGATGTGATGCTGAAGCACTCCGAAGCGAACGCAGGCTGCTGCGTTCCGAAGGTCACGTCATCAACCGACAACGCCCCCGACCGCGGCACGAAGGCGCCCGTTGGCTGCTGCGGCGGTTGA
- a CDS encoding alpha/beta hydrolase, which yields MRRLVLALLSGGFACSLPACDGDMRAYFARDVVELESDIAYVEGSTNPRQTLDLYRPRGVRDYPVVVFVHGGYWIAQDKRYFAPVVGLYGNVGQALARRGIGVVIMNYRLVPDVTFNEQLGDVIAALRWTAQHVGEYGGDPTRVVLAGHSAGGHMTSLIAFDKARLASAGFDASRIKGFAPLSPIFDLEDMAAHPPESDFNARVTEPVFGADLSSHSPRRYFRGDAPPLFVAMGDADEAYLVPQIPRAVAELKALGATISLLTLPGHSHADVVVNFDTDKDRLAAPLAEFVQRVAR from the coding sequence GTGCGCCGACTCGTGCTCGCGCTGCTGAGCGGCGGCTTCGCCTGCTCGCTTCCCGCCTGCGACGGCGACATGCGCGCCTACTTCGCGAGAGACGTGGTCGAGCTCGAATCCGACATCGCCTACGTCGAGGGCTCCACGAACCCACGGCAGACGCTCGATCTCTATCGCCCACGCGGGGTGCGCGACTACCCCGTGGTCGTCTTCGTCCACGGCGGGTACTGGATCGCTCAAGACAAGCGCTACTTCGCGCCCGTCGTTGGACTCTACGGCAACGTCGGGCAAGCGCTCGCGCGGCGCGGCATCGGCGTCGTCATCATGAACTACCGGCTCGTGCCCGACGTGACCTTCAACGAACAGCTGGGCGATGTCATCGCGGCGCTCCGTTGGACCGCTCAACACGTCGGCGAATACGGCGGCGATCCGACGCGCGTCGTCCTCGCGGGCCACTCTGCCGGTGGGCACATGACGTCGCTGATCGCGTTCGACAAGGCGCGGCTCGCGAGCGCTGGATTCGACGCTTCACGGATCAAGGGCTTCGCGCCGCTCTCGCCGATCTTCGATCTCGAAGACATGGCCGCGCACCCACCGGAGAGCGACTTCAACGCGCGAGTGACGGAGCCCGTCTTCGGCGCGGACCTCTCGAGTCACTCGCCGCGCCGCTACTTCCGCGGCGACGCGCCGCCGCTCTTTGTAGCCATGGGCGACGCCGACGAGGCCTACCTCGTGCCGCAGATCCCGCGCGCCGTCGCGGAGCTCAAGGCGCTCGGCGCGACGATCAGCCTGCTCACGCTTCCGGGGCATTCGCACGCCGACGTCGTCGTCAACTTCGACACCGACAAGGATCGGCTGGCGGCGCCCCTCGCGGAGTTCGTTCAACGGGTCGCACGGTGA
- a CDS encoding aquaporin family protein — protein sequence MAAAAVDLTRRLVAEGLSTALLLATVVGSGIMAERLAGGNVGVALLANALATGAGLVALILTFGPISGAHMNPAVTLAMAAQGDLRWRDALPYVLAQVAGAFAGVALAHVMFDVAVFSASQHARSGPPQLVSEFVATFGLLAIIWGTARSRPAAVPFAVGAYITAAYWFTASTSFANPAVTLARAATDTFAGIRPVDVPLFVVAQLLGAGAATALFQWLAPARVGDTSHQDEAP from the coding sequence TTGGCTGCTGCGGCGGTTGACCTTACGAGACGGCTCGTCGCCGAGGGGCTCAGCACGGCGCTCCTCCTCGCGACGGTGGTCGGCTCTGGGATCATGGCGGAGCGACTCGCCGGGGGGAATGTCGGCGTGGCCTTGCTCGCGAACGCACTCGCGACGGGCGCAGGCCTCGTCGCGTTGATTCTGACCTTCGGGCCGATCTCCGGCGCTCACATGAACCCAGCGGTAACGCTCGCGATGGCCGCCCAGGGCGACCTTCGCTGGCGCGACGCCCTTCCCTACGTGCTCGCGCAGGTCGCCGGCGCGTTCGCCGGCGTCGCGCTCGCACACGTCATGTTTGACGTGGCCGTGTTCTCCGCCTCGCAGCACGCGCGGAGCGGTCCGCCGCAGCTCGTCTCCGAGTTTGTCGCCACGTTCGGCCTTTTGGCGATCATCTGGGGCACAGCTCGCTCGCGCCCGGCGGCGGTGCCCTTTGCCGTCGGTGCGTACATCACCGCGGCCTACTGGTTTACCGCGTCGACGTCCTTCGCCAACCCCGCGGTCACGTTGGCGCGCGCTGCCACGGACACGTTCGCCGGCATTCGTCCCGTCGACGTGCCGCTCTTCGTAGTGGCGCAGTTGCTCGGTGCGGGCGCCGCCACGGCGCTCTTTCAGTGGCTCGCCCCGGCACGGGTTGGGGACACGTCACACCAAGACGAGGCGCCGTGA